From a single Clostridium isatidis genomic region:
- a CDS encoding PTS lactose/cellobiose transporter subunit IIA — protein MEDLESVAFGIITFSGDGRSYAIEAIREAKNGDIEKAEELMKKCGEAFNMAHNMQTELLTKEAQGDKVKLDLLFIHAQDHLMTGLTVRQLAEEIIDLRKDLMKISNKN, from the coding sequence ATGGAAGATTTAGAAAGCGTAGCATTTGGAATTATCACATTTAGTGGAGATGGCAGAAGTTATGCAATTGAAGCAATAAGAGAAGCAAAGAACGGAGATATAGAAAAAGCAGAAGAATTAATGAAGAAATGTGGAGAAGCATTTAATATGGCTCATAATATGCAAACAGAGCTATTAACAAAAGAAGCACAAGGAGATAAGGTTAAATTAGATTTATTATTCATTCATGCTCAAGATCATTTAATGACAGGATTAACAGTTAGACAGCTTGCTGAAGAAATAATAGATTTAAGAAAAGATCTAATGAAGATTAGTAATAAAAACTAA
- the celB gene encoding PTS cellobiose transporter subunit IIC yields the protein MDRFIKFLENKMMPIAGKIAAERHIRALRDGLSITMPLIIVGSIFMILGNLPIDGYADFVNGIIPDFTTKILYPVRVTFDIVSLLAVFSISYYLAKDKEVDGLSAGAIALSAFLLLIPVLNINETLQSGEILNLGRVWQTTNFSAGGLVAAILTAIISTEIFIYIVNKNWVIKMPDSVPPAVSKSFSAITPALVILVTFLGIRLFFEATSYETVFVFISKFLGAPLAAVGLSFGGTLSTIFLYHFFWTMGIHGTRVVFGVMDSILLPAMDQNRLALEAGAELPNIVTKQFHDIFVNGIGGCGATLGLIVVMIIFAKSKQLKTISKLAIGPAIFNISEPIIFGIPVVLNPIMIIPFVIGPMLAGAITYLSMYFGLVSAPAGIAVPWTTPLFISGILATNGDIMAGVIQFINVIVVGLVYLPFVKVYDRQLVEQEKSLELEEAESDAIA from the coding sequence ATGGATAGATTTATTAAGTTTTTGGAAAATAAAATGATGCCTATTGCTGGTAAGATAGCTGCAGAAAGACATATAAGAGCTTTAAGAGATGGATTATCAATCACAATGCCCCTTATCATTGTTGGATCAATATTTATGATTTTAGGTAACTTACCTATAGATGGCTATGCAGATTTTGTAAACGGTATAATACCAGACTTTACTACAAAAATTCTTTATCCAGTAAGAGTAACCTTTGATATTGTATCTTTGCTAGCTGTTTTTTCAATTTCTTATTATCTTGCTAAAGATAAAGAAGTTGATGGATTATCAGCAGGTGCAATTGCTCTATCAGCATTCTTACTACTAATACCTGTATTAAACATAAACGAAACTTTACAAAGTGGAGAAATTTTAAACTTAGGTAGAGTTTGGCAAACAACAAACTTTTCAGCTGGTGGCTTAGTTGCAGCAATATTAACAGCAATAATCTCAACAGAAATTTTCATATATATAGTAAATAAGAACTGGGTAATTAAGATGCCAGATTCAGTTCCTCCAGCAGTATCAAAGTCATTCTCAGCAATAACACCAGCTTTAGTAATACTTGTTACATTCTTAGGAATAAGATTATTCTTTGAAGCAACAAGCTATGAAACAGTCTTTGTATTTATTAGTAAATTCCTAGGAGCACCATTAGCAGCTGTTGGATTATCTTTTGGTGGTACTTTATCAACAATTTTCTTATATCACTTTTTCTGGACAATGGGTATCCATGGAACAAGAGTTGTATTTGGAGTAATGGATTCAATATTATTACCAGCAATGGACCAAAACAGACTTGCTTTAGAAGCAGGAGCAGAACTTCCTAATATTGTTACAAAGCAATTCCATGATATCTTTGTAAACGGTATAGGTGGTTGTGGAGCAACTTTAGGCTTAATAGTAGTAATGATAATTTTTGCTAAGTCAAAGCAATTAAAGACAATATCAAAATTAGCAATAGGACCAGCAATATTTAATATATCAGAACCAATTATATTTGGTATTCCAGTAGTTTTAAACCCAATAATGATAATACCTTTCGTTATAGGACCAATGTTAGCAGGAGCAATAACTTATTTATCAATGTATTTCGGACTAGTTTCAGCACCAGCAGGTATTGCAGTTCCTTGGACAACACCATTATTTATATCAGGTATCTTAGCAACTAATGGAGATATAATGGCAGGAGTTATACAATTCATTAACGTAATAGTAGTAGGTCTTGTATATCTACCATTTGTAAAGGTTTATGATAGACAATTAGTTGAACAAGAAAAATCTTTAGAACTTGAAGAAGCTGAATCAGACGCAATAGCATAA
- a CDS encoding MurR/RpiR family transcriptional regulator, with protein sequence MSKEMSCLLQMRKNYSKLSAKEIEIANFILEDPQRVIYYTIDDFSKALNVSEATVSRFVRKLGFKKFQVFKVALANEITTSSNYKSLAIKKPEKNFHSFSNIIFELIKNSNHDNNEKTLAKLKSNLIIYEKVAFLGVGNANELAFNAYNSFPNANSKLLYNQDFIFQKNIAFDLSKNDLAVLFCTNEEDEDYILEIIDVLKKNHVTTIGFSYNSNSIFSKSVAYSLASNIENNSELTEDIPNKIYILSLIKYMYNTCFSE encoded by the coding sequence ATGTCTAAGGAAATGAGTTGCCTTCTTCAAATGCGCAAAAATTACAGCAAATTAAGTGCTAAAGAAATTGAAATAGCTAATTTTATATTAGAAGATCCTCAACGAGTAATTTACTATACTATAGATGATTTTTCTAAGGCTTTAAATGTATCTGAAGCAACAGTTTCTAGATTTGTACGTAAATTAGGATTTAAAAAGTTTCAAGTTTTTAAGGTGGCTTTAGCTAACGAAATTACTACATCTTCTAATTACAAATCTCTAGCTATAAAAAAACCTGAAAAAAACTTTCATAGTTTTAGTAATATTATTTTTGAACTTATTAAAAATTCAAATCATGATAATAACGAAAAAACTTTAGCCAAGCTTAAATCAAATCTAATTATTTATGAAAAGGTTGCCTTTTTAGGAGTTGGAAACGCTAACGAATTAGCTTTTAATGCTTATAATAGTTTTCCTAATGCAAATAGTAAGCTTTTGTACAATCAAGATTTTATATTTCAAAAAAATATTGCTTTTGATTTATCTAAAAATGATTTAGCAGTTTTATTTTGCACAAATGAAGAAGATGAAGATTATATTTTAGAAATAATAGATGTATTGAAAAAAAATCATGTTACAACTATTGGATTTTCTTATAATTCAAACAGTATATTTTCTAAATCTGTTGCATACTCTCTAGCATCTAATATAGAAAATAATTCAGAGTTAACTGAAGATATACCTAATAAAATTTATATCTTGTCTTTAATCAAATATATGTATAATACTTGTTTTTCGGAATAA
- a CDS encoding MurR/RpiR family transcriptional regulator → MDILCEIQNKYTQFSEKEKAIADYILQYGDKIKNINITDLAKEIGTSGATITRFSKKIGCDNFVDMKIKLSSTGSESAQNEEEGIFSYVYKYYNEVIEKTKLIIDKDSIFKVVNEIKKAKHIYIYGVGSSGLTGEEMMQRLLRMGFNVHSITDSHMMIINSSIVSMGDLIIGISISGETEELIQALRLSKKRGAKIVGMTSFKDSMVSKLSDIELIVYNPKFVDKNKFINSQFSVMYIIDLISMVLLEDHKLNEKMQITIDAILKNN, encoded by the coding sequence GTGGATATTTTATGTGAGATACAAAATAAGTATACTCAGTTTTCTGAAAAAGAAAAGGCTATTGCTGATTATATACTTCAATATGGAGATAAGATAAAAAATATAAATATTACAGATTTAGCAAAGGAAATAGGTACTTCAGGAGCTACAATAACAAGATTTTCAAAAAAAATCGGCTGTGATAATTTTGTAGATATGAAAATAAAACTTAGTTCAACTGGTTCTGAATCTGCTCAAAATGAAGAAGAAGGAATTTTTTCTTATGTATATAAGTATTACAATGAAGTAATTGAAAAAACTAAATTAATTATTGATAAGGATTCTATATTTAAAGTTGTAAATGAAATTAAAAAAGCAAAACATATTTATATTTATGGAGTAGGGAGCTCAGGTTTAACAGGTGAAGAAATGATGCAAAGACTCCTTAGAATGGGCTTTAATGTTCATAGTATAACAGATTCTCATATGATGATAATTAATAGTTCTATTGTTTCAATGGGTGATTTAATTATAGGAATATCTATTTCTGGAGAAACAGAAGAACTTATTCAAGCTTTAAGGCTATCTAAAAAAAGAGGAGCTAAAATAGTAGGAATGACTAGCTTTAAGGATAGTATGGTTAGTAAATTATCCGATATAGAGCTTATCGTGTATAATCCTAAATTTGTAGATAAGAATAAATTTATAAATAGCCAATTTTCTGTAATGTATATTATAGATTTAATATCAATGGTTTTATTAGAGGATCATAAGTTAAACGAAAAGATGCAGATAACTATTGATGCTATTTTGAAAAATAATTAA
- a CDS encoding N-acetylmannosamine-6-phosphate 2-epimerase — protein MEAVKRGLIVSCQALEHEPLHSSYIMSRMAVAAKEGGAIGIRANSVEDIIEIKKAVDLPVIGIIKINYPGLKPYITPTMKEVDALVDAGVDILALDATKDQDEEFLKEVLRKYPNQKFFADISTIEEGLRADKLGFHYIGTTLVGYTEHSKGMNNFEVLMALVEKCKGKVIAEGNFDTPEKAKRAIEMGAHAVVVGSAITRPQLITKKFNDELIKVL, from the coding sequence ATGGAAGCAGTAAAAAGAGGACTAATAGTATCATGCCAAGCATTAGAACACGAACCATTGCATAGTTCATATATTATGAGCAGAATGGCTGTAGCTGCTAAAGAAGGTGGTGCTATAGGAATAAGAGCTAATAGCGTTGAAGATATTATTGAAATAAAAAAAGCAGTTGATTTACCTGTTATAGGAATAATAAAAATTAATTATCCTGGACTGAAGCCATATATAACACCAACAATGAAGGAAGTTGACGCCCTTGTTGATGCCGGAGTAGATATACTTGCTTTAGACGCAACAAAAGATCAAGATGAGGAATTCTTAAAAGAAGTACTAAGAAAATATCCAAATCAAAAGTTTTTTGCGGATATATCTACAATTGAAGAGGGACTAAGGGCTGATAAATTAGGCTTTCATTATATTGGAACTACTTTAGTTGGATATACAGAACATTCAAAGGGAATGAATAATTTTGAAGTATTAATGGCTTTAGTAGAAAAATGTAAAGGGAAAGTAATTGCTGAAGGTAATTTTGACACTCCTGAAAAGGCTAAAAGAGCTATAGAAATGGGAGCACATGCAGTAGTTGTAGGAAGCGCAATAACTAGACCACAATTAATAACAAAAAAATTTAATGATGAGCTTATAAAAGTATTATAA
- a CDS encoding PTS transporter subunit EIIC: MFKQLQKLGKSFMLPIAILPAAGLLLGIGGALTNPNTINAYPFLNIAWLQGIFAIMSAAGNAVFANLSLIICIGLCVGLAKKDKGTAGLAGAVAFLVMNASIAGMITTFNPEIGSIDTGVVGAIVIALMVSFLHNRYSTIKLPDVLGFFGGSRFVPIVSSLGAVFVAVVFFLIWPTFQGWLVTAGKGIAGLGVLGTFLYGFLLRLSGAVGLHHMIYPLFWYTELGGVETVAGQAIVGAQNIFFAQLADPNHVGLFTEGTRFFAGRFGTMMFGLPAACLAMYHCVPKERRRAFYGLFLGTALTSFITGITEPIEFMFLFIAPWLYVVHAFFDGVSFLVADLLNISIGNTFSGGLIDFTLFGILQGNAKTNWLLVLVQGAIWAALYYFTFKFLITKFNVKTPGRDENAEDGNEEVKVVSPKDEINSKAVQILEALGGKENLEDVEACITRLRVAVKDVKKVDKERIKKLGATGVLEVGGGIQAIFGAKADPLSKKINELIGRD, translated from the coding sequence ATGTTCAAACAATTACAAAAGTTAGGTAAATCCTTTATGTTGCCAATTGCTATATTACCAGCAGCTGGTTTATTGCTTGGTATAGGAGGAGCATTAACAAATCCTAATACTATAAATGCATATCCATTTTTAAATATAGCTTGGTTACAAGGAATTTTTGCAATTATGTCAGCTGCAGGAAATGCAGTATTTGCAAACTTATCGCTTATTATATGTATAGGTCTTTGTGTAGGATTAGCTAAAAAGGATAAAGGAACTGCTGGTTTAGCAGGAGCTGTTGCCTTCTTAGTTATGAATGCTTCAATAGCAGGAATGATAACAACTTTTAATCCTGAAATAGGATCTATAGATACTGGTGTTGTTGGGGCTATAGTAATAGCGTTAATGGTATCATTTCTTCATAATAGATATAGCACAATCAAACTACCAGATGTTTTAGGTTTCTTCGGTGGATCAAGATTTGTACCAATAGTTTCATCTCTAGGAGCAGTTTTTGTTGCAGTTGTATTCTTTTTAATTTGGCCAACATTCCAAGGCTGGTTAGTAACAGCAGGTAAGGGAATAGCAGGTTTAGGTGTATTAGGAACTTTCCTATATGGTTTCTTATTAAGACTATCAGGAGCAGTAGGATTACATCATATGATTTATCCACTATTCTGGTATACAGAATTAGGTGGAGTTGAAACTGTTGCAGGGCAAGCAATAGTTGGTGCTCAAAACATATTCTTTGCTCAATTAGCTGATCCAAATCATGTTGGATTATTTACAGAAGGCACAAGATTCTTTGCAGGACGTTTTGGAACAATGATGTTTGGATTACCAGCAGCATGTTTAGCTATGTACCATTGTGTACCTAAGGAAAGAAGAAGAGCATTTTATGGTTTATTTTTAGGAACAGCATTAACTTCCTTTATTACAGGTATCACTGAACCTATAGAGTTTATGTTCTTATTTATAGCACCATGGCTATATGTAGTTCATGCCTTTTTTGATGGAGTTTCATTCTTAGTTGCTGACTTACTAAATATATCAATAGGTAATACTTTCTCAGGCGGATTAATAGACTTTACTCTATTTGGAATACTTCAAGGAAATGCTAAAACAAACTGGTTACTAGTATTAGTACAAGGTGCCATCTGGGCAGCATTATATTACTTTACATTTAAGTTCTTAATAACTAAATTTAATGTTAAAACTCCAGGAAGGGATGAAAATGCTGAAGATGGTAATGAAGAAGTAAAAGTAGTTTCTCCAAAGGATGAAATAAATAGCAAAGCAGTTCAAATTTTAGAAGCATTAGGCGGAAAAGAAAATTTAGAAGATGTTGAAGCTTGCATAACAAGATTAAGAGTTGCTGTTAAGGATGTTAAAAAAGTAGATAAGGAAAGAATAAAGAAATTAGGTGCTACTGGTGTATTAGAAGTTGGTGGTGGAATTCAAGCAATATTTGGAGCAAAGGCAGATCCATTAAGCAAGAAAATAAATGAATTAATAGGGAGAGATTAA
- a CDS encoding ATP-binding cassette domain-containing protein yields MKLKIKNLSKSFEEKIIFDKFNLEIKDNINCIIGQSGGGKSTLLNIIAGLVKADNGEIIGIDTNKDISYIFQEDRLIPWLTVKENMELFIYDYFNKEEGIRKIREILKLLHIEEIENEYPGRLSGGIRQRVNIARAFLKPSKLILMDEPFKSLDYKIKYLIMRDLKEMLEEKDKIILFVTHDVDEAIFFNGTVYVLGGRPFVIKGIFKDNLEKYKEDIIKLI; encoded by the coding sequence ATGAAATTAAAGATTAAAAATTTATCTAAGTCTTTTGAAGAAAAAATAATATTTGATAAATTTAATTTAGAAATTAAAGATAATATAAATTGTATAATTGGACAATCAGGTGGAGGTAAAAGTACCTTGCTTAATATTATTGCAGGATTAGTAAAGGCTGATAATGGAGAAATAATAGGAATTGATACAAATAAAGATATAAGTTATATATTTCAGGAGGATAGGTTAATTCCTTGGCTTACAGTTAAAGAAAATATGGAGCTATTTATATATGATTATTTTAATAAAGAAGAAGGAATAAGGAAAATAAGAGAGATATTAAAGCTTTTACATATTGAAGAAATAGAAAATGAATATCCTGGAAGATTAAGCGGGGGAATACGGCAAAGAGTTAATATTGCCAGAGCTTTTCTTAAACCTTCAAAGCTTATTTTAATGGATGAACCTTTTAAATCTTTAGATTACAAAATTAAGTATTTAATTATGAGGGATTTAAAGGAGATGTTAGAAGAAAAGGATAAAATCATATTGTTTGTCACCCATGATGTAGATGAGGCTATCTTTTTTAATGGAACAGTATATGTTCTTGGGGGAAGACCATTTGTTATAAAAGGAATATTTAAAGATAATTTGGAAAAATATAAAGAAGATATAATTAAATTAATTTAA
- a CDS encoding ABC transporter permease produces the protein MKEFLWKNKRQSLISLLILIILWELLAIKINKEIYIPRIEKIILSMLDILKSKDFINNVFSSLYRTFISFTSALALSIILGILSLLYPFFRNFLKPINTIGKTIPTMILVLLALIWFDKNKAPYVVGFAIVFPILYEGILNSLKEIDKNILDMCKVYSVSTKEKVLKIYIPSIMFYIMGILISSISLAFKVVIAGEVHGQPRYGIGAAIQLEKVNFNTTAIFAWIFIIALLSLLFELINRLLMKRVYKWR, from the coding sequence ATGAAGGAGTTTTTATGGAAAAATAAAAGGCAAAGCCTAATTTCACTCCTGATTTTAATAATACTTTGGGAGCTTCTTGCAATAAAAATTAATAAGGAAATATATATTCCAAGGATAGAAAAAATTATATTATCAATGTTAGATATATTAAAGAGTAAGGATTTTATAAACAATGTATTTAGCAGTTTATATAGAACTTTTATTAGTTTTACTAGTGCTTTAGCTTTATCTATTATTTTAGGGATACTATCTTTATTGTATCCCTTTTTTAGAAATTTTTTAAAGCCGATAAATACGATAGGAAAGACAATACCCACTATGATATTGGTTTTATTGGCGCTTATTTGGTTTGATAAGAATAAGGCACCCTATGTTGTAGGCTTTGCAATAGTTTTCCCAATATTATATGAGGGAATTTTAAATTCTTTAAAAGAAATTGATAAAAATATTTTAGATATGTGTAAAGTATATAGTGTATCAACAAAGGAAAAAGTACTAAAAATATATATTCCTTCTATTATGTTTTATATTATGGGAATTTTGATATCATCTATTTCATTAGCCTTTAAGGTAGTTATAGCTGGGGAAGTTCATGGTCAACCAAGATATGGAATAGGAGCTGCTATTCAGTTGGAAAAGGTAAATTTCAATACAACAGCAATTTTTGCTTGGATTTTCATTATAGCTTTGCTTTCTTTACTTTTTGAATTAATTAATAGACTGCTTATGAAAAGGGTATATAAATGGAGATAG
- a CDS encoding ABC transporter substrate-binding protein — protein MKKKLMQIITMAMTLFVFTGCGSSTNEEADNIPKEDREIKVIVPDGLPSMAMAKMIKENPEIIDGYNVSYSIEKTAENVVSGVLKGEVDIAVVPSNVAATQYNKNAGYKIVATTGWGAFYLISLDGEKAIDDLKGEAIYNIGKGLTPDIVTKSILKDTEYDIEADFNFSYVNGVTELAPMILAGKTKYAVVPEPAFSQISSKKPELKVVMDLNEEWKNNNSSDYGFPQATIIVKEDLIENDSKFIDVFLDKVEESTIFANENREELANYCEEIGVSADKSIISKAIDKANIKFVKISDSKDEYKTYFNKLNDFDPVTIGGKVPDEGVFMEK, from the coding sequence ATGAAGAAAAAGTTAATGCAAATAATTACAATGGCAATGACTTTATTTGTTTTTACAGGATGTGGCTCATCAACTAATGAAGAAGCAGACAATATTCCTAAAGAAGATAGGGAAATTAAAGTTATTGTTCCAGATGGATTACCTAGTATGGCAATGGCAAAAATGATAAAGGAAAATCCAGAAATTATAGATGGGTATAATGTTAGCTATTCTATAGAAAAGACAGCTGAAAATGTTGTATCAGGGGTATTAAAAGGAGAAGTTGATATTGCTGTTGTTCCATCAAATGTTGCAGCAACTCAATATAATAAGAATGCTGGATATAAAATTGTAGCAACAACTGGATGGGGAGCATTTTATTTAATTTCATTAGATGGAGAAAAAGCTATTGATGATTTAAAGGGAGAAGCAATATATAATATTGGGAAAGGATTAACACCTGATATAGTTACTAAATCAATATTAAAAGATACAGAATATGATATAGAAGCTGATTTTAATTTTAGTTATGTTAATGGAGTTACTGAACTTGCCCCAATGATTTTAGCAGGAAAAACTAAATATGCTGTTGTTCCTGAACCAGCTTTCTCACAAATTTCATCAAAGAAGCCTGAATTAAAAGTAGTTATGGATTTAAATGAAGAATGGAAAAATAATAATTCTTCAGATTACGGATTTCCTCAAGCTACTATAATAGTAAAAGAAGATTTAATTGAAAATGATAGTAAATTTATAGATGTTTTTTTAGATAAGGTGGAAGAAAGTACTATATTTGCAAATGAAAATAGGGAGGAATTAGCAAACTATTGTGAGGAAATAGGAGTTTCAGCTGATAAGTCTATAATTTCCAAGGCAATAGATAAGGCTAATATTAAATTTGTAAAGATAAGCGATTCTAAGGATGAATATAAAACATATTTTAATAAATTAAATGACTTTGATCCAGTAACTATAGGAGGAAAGGTTCCAGATGAAGGAGTTTTTATGGAAAAATAA
- the htpG gene encoding molecular chaperone HtpG, with the protein MSNEKGNISINTENIFPIIKKWLYSDKDIFIRELISNGCDAVSKHKRLVSFGEAKSNNEENYKIIVSVSKEKGTLTFSDNGIGMTEEEVRKYINQVAFSGAQDFVEKYKDKMAEGNDIIGHFGLGFYSAFMVSKRVQIDTLSYKEDSEAVRWISDGGTEYEISPSDLRTTRGTTITLYIDDESKEFLDFYKVRGIIEKYCGFLPVEIFLKDEDKKEEDKSSEKDTPLNDTNPLWLKKPSECTDEEYKKFYHKVFHDFQDPLFWIHLNVDYPFNLKGILYFPKLKNEFELIEGEVKLFNNQVFVANNIKEVIPEFLLLLKGAIDCPDLPLNVSRSFLQNDKDVSRISKHIVKKVADKLNSIFKNDREKYNEFWDDIQLFIKYGCLRDESFYDKIKDSIIFKNIEGNYITLNDYLENAKDKHENKVFYINDTEKQSQYIKLFKEYGLDAVILSTPIDNNFISFLEYKVGNIKFNRVDSDLSDILKDKENKEENKEEKDKIIELFKEAIGDKVKEYSVESLKSEGTPAMILVSEYSRRMAEMQKQFGGAVGMSFPEEKTLVINDNNPIVKKLVSLKDDEIKKDIIKLICNQIVDLALISNKSLNAEELDEFIQRSNEIMKRVVEL; encoded by the coding sequence ATGAGTAATGAAAAGGGTAATATTTCAATTAATACTGAAAATATTTTTCCTATCATAAAAAAATGGTTATATTCAGATAAAGATATATTTATAAGAGAGCTTATAAGTAATGGTTGTGATGCTGTTAGTAAGCATAAAAGACTAGTATCTTTTGGAGAAGCTAAAAGTAACAATGAAGAAAATTATAAAATAATAGTTTCAGTAAGTAAAGAAAAAGGTACATTAACTTTCAGTGATAATGGAATAGGAATGACTGAGGAAGAAGTTAGAAAATATATTAATCAAGTAGCTTTCTCAGGTGCACAGGATTTTGTGGAAAAATATAAAGATAAAATGGCTGAAGGAAATGATATAATAGGCCATTTTGGACTTGGTTTTTATTCAGCATTTATGGTATCTAAGAGAGTACAAATAGATACCCTTTCATATAAAGAAGATTCGGAGGCTGTTAGATGGATTTCTGATGGCGGAACTGAATATGAAATAAGTCCTTCAGATTTAAGAACTACAAGGGGAACCACTATAACTCTATATATAGATGATGAAAGTAAGGAATTTTTAGATTTCTATAAAGTAAGGGGAATTATTGAAAAATATTGTGGATTTTTACCTGTAGAAATTTTCTTAAAGGATGAGGATAAAAAGGAAGAAGATAAGAGTTCTGAAAAGGATACTCCATTAAATGATACTAATCCTTTATGGCTTAAGAAGCCAAGTGAATGTACAGATGAAGAATATAAAAAATTCTATCATAAGGTATTTCATGATTTCCAAGATCCTTTATTCTGGATACATTTAAATGTTGATTATCCTTTTAATTTAAAAGGAATTCTTTATTTCCCTAAATTAAAAAATGAATTTGAATTAATAGAAGGGGAAGTAAAGCTATTTAATAATCAAGTTTTCGTAGCAAATAATATAAAGGAAGTTATTCCTGAGTTCCTATTACTTTTAAAAGGAGCTATTGACTGTCCAGATCTACCTTTAAATGTTTCAAGAAGTTTCCTACAAAATGATAAAGATGTAAGCAGAATATCTAAGCATATAGTAAAAAAGGTAGCTGATAAGTTAAATTCAATATTCAAAAATGATAGAGAAAAGTATAATGAATTCTGGGATGATATTCAACTATTCATTAAATATGGATGCCTAAGGGATGAAAGTTTCTATGATAAAATCAAAGATTCAATAATATTTAAAAATATTGAAGGTAATTATATTACATTAAATGATTACTTAGAAAATGCAAAGGACAAACATGAAAATAAGGTATTCTATATTAATGATACAGAAAAACAATCTCAATATATTAAGTTATTTAAGGAATACGGATTAGATGCAGTTATACTAAGTACTCCAATAGATAACAATTTTATATCCTTCCTAGAATATAAGGTTGGAAATATTAAGTTTAATAGAGTTGATTCAGACTTATCTGATATTCTAAAAGATAAGGAAAATAAAGAAGAAAATAAAGAAGAAAAGGATAAAATTATAGAATTATTTAAAGAAGCTATAGGCGATAAGGTTAAAGAGTATTCTGTAGAAAGTTTAAAAAGTGAAGGAACTCCAGCTATGATACTTGTTTCTGAATATTCAAGAAGAATGGCAGAAATGCAAAAGCAATTTGGCGGAGCTGTTGGAATGAGCTTCCCAGAGGAAAAGACACTTGTTATAAATGATAATAATCCTATAGTTAAGAAGTTAGTATCCCTTAAGGATGATGAAATTAAGAAAGATATAATTAAATTAATATGCAATCAAATAGTTGATTTAGCTTTAATTTCTAATAAGTCATTAAATGCAGAAGAACTTGATGAGTTTATTCAAAGAAGTAATGAAATAATGAAAAGAGTAGTTGAACTATAA